The sequence ATAAAGTCGTCCTTACTGTATCTTTGATAAAGTCGTCCTTACTGTATCTTTGATAAAGTCGTCCTTACTGTATCTTTGATAAAGTCGTCCTTACTCTAGCTTTGATAAAGTCGTCCTTACTCTAGCTTTGATAAAGTCGTCCTTACTCTAGCTTTGATAAAGTCGTCCTTACTCTAGCTTTGATAAAGTCGTCCTTACTCTAGCTTTGATAAAGTCGTCCTTACTCTATCTTTGATAAAGTCGTCATTACTCTATCTTTGATAAAGTCGTCCTTACTCTATCTTTGATAAAGTCGTCCTTAGGCTACTCTATCTTTGATAAAGTCGTCATTACTCTATCTTTGATAACCTCAGAGCCAGATAGCAATTATGTCACGGCTGGGATTACAAGAGGGTGTAttattcttttattccattttctCTTGCCTATATTTAGGGCATTTCattttcctttaatgtttagaaGTAAATGTTAGTGTATATTCAATATAAACATTTCTATACagcttgtactgtacagtatttcatagTGACAGACATGACACTTAAGTTCTCTGCATTCCCTTCCATCCTGAACTCGTGTCTCTCTAGCTCATATCATTGCGAGGTCTTCTTATATCTCCTTTCCCACAATTTCTTGGGTCTTCATACATGTTTTTGTTTTGCCACTTGCATATCTACTGTATTCCTAACTGACTGTTCCTCATTCCATTTTGTCACGTCCAAATTACCTATATCTTAGACatttgacattttctccatcattgTTATTTGGCATTTTCTCCCGCTTCTGGTCACCATATTTCCCCACCTATTCTGATTTTATTATATGACCTTTTTGCAATACTATAAAGTCTACACACACAAAAATTACTCTCATTTTCATAGTACCAATGTTTCTTTTGCAAAGACAACTACTGTACAGGATGTGCGTAGGGGTTTTAGTTTCTCTCTTAATGGGATATTTTTCATTTACCAATAGTTTGACATGTCTAACTCACCCATCCTAATGTCACACTCTTACTGCTTACATGCATCCTAATTACTTAATCTGATCTAGCCAAACTTTTTATTCATGGATGGTTTGCTGACACTTTGCTGTTAGTCCTTCAGAATTAGTCTTCGAAGCTGAATCTTGTTTGGAAATTTGATTTTAAAGGAAGAACATAATGTATAGACAATTTaggataaaaggaaaaggaaaaaatgacTAACTATCACTGGTACTAGAAAATTTTAACTTATGTAAGTGCTGTACTGTAACACCTTTAGATTTCTCACATTATCAGAAAGTTATATGATTCTGGTCTAGATTTCTATCTTGTTTTGATGGTTGCTTCTCATGTAACAAATAAGAATGGGTCCCATAAACGTATTAATTTACGTCTAACTAACCAGCAAATGCAAAGCAATTGTATGTATTTGCTCAGGGTCAAACTACTCTTGAATATGAACAGTAGTAGTCAATTGGAAGCAAAATATAAATTATTGGCTTTTATATTAGGTGGTAATCATCATTTGATGAAGTTACAAGattctttcttatttatttattcccttattcatAATTCTATGACTgctttttttataaaaacattttttttaaatatattctttagACTATTGACTGTTAGGTTTATTGTCAGATAAAGTAATGAAATACTGGTTTGAAATTTACGGATAGTTGATGTAAAATTCATTGTTTTATTAAGAGTGCACATTTTCTCTTCCGTTCCACAGCTGTTATCGATAAAGTATGGAGTCCCTCGTTTGTTAAAATCAGCGCATTTAGTAACGCATCTTCATTTCAGGTGGATGGTAAAACCATAAAAGCCCAAATCTGGGACACAGCAGGACAGGAACGATATCGAGCCATCACTTCGGCCTACTACAGGGGAGCTGTTGGTGCACTGCTAGTGTATGATATAGCTAAGTTGCTAACATACACAAATGTAGAGCGGTGGCTTAAAGAGCTTAGGGACCATGCCGATCAAAATATTGTCATCATGCTTGTAGGTGAGTGGTTACCTTTAACATATGTCTTCATATTTCTAGTCTCGCTTTGCCAAAAACTCGTTGTGAGGACCCTTAACATTTTGTTTATCATCTATTGCATATTAGCTGATCCATTTGAAGTCACACAGACAAGTTAGCCCACTGAAACACATTACCATACCTAAAGACTATTTAGCTCACTGAAATACTACTGTAATTAAAGACAATTTAGCCTACTGAAACATTACTATTGTTACGTATACACTTCAGTAACCGGAGAAGTTGTTAGAAACCTATGGCCTGATGTCATGAGAGAGGGAAGAAATGTCTTATTATGCATTGAGATGGTTTGGTTACCAAAACACAATCAGGTTGTCCCAGTGTGCTTGCAGACAGGCAGGGCCATGAGGGAGAATGATGACCCAGTGTCACATGGGCTATGCCTGTTTTTGTGTTGGCTATTCATCTGATGACAGGCATAGAAATGACTAAATATGGAAGCCAGGAGGGGGCACACCTCTGCTTCCCTCGAAGCCATGTCCCTTCTCCTTTTTCTCCATAGGTTTCTCCTTCAGGTGGTCATTTTCATCCTTCAACCCTGTTCATGGCCTTCTTTAGAGGTATGGGCTCATATAGGGGTTGGATGAGGCTAAGTGGAAGAAACTTCTCCATTAAGTTTTGAATCCAAGGCTCCTCTAGTCCTTTTAATTGAGTTTTCCCCCAAGGAATTTTTCCTTCTCTTGCAAGATGTGTAGATAAGAGTCGCAATGACTTTCGGTATTGGCTTTTATATGTCTGTAACTGCTCTAGCATTTTTTAATTTGTTCTGGAGTGATGTTAAGTTTCCATTGGAGGTAATCTCAAAGGTTTGTCATGTTGTGGCAGTCAAATGCTCTGTTTTCCATCACTTTGTGCTTTGCCTTACCACCACCTTTATTTTGCAAAAATGATCTTCATTGTGTTGGTCCAGCAATCTTCTGCTGTTGCTACTTCATTTATATTTGTGAAAGCTTCAGTAGTGCAGAATCTCTTCACAAACTGAGGATTAATATGCTGGAAAGTTTGTATACCCTTAGTAAGTGCAGGTAATCTAAcggacttgtgtgtgtgtatgtgtgattctGGTTGAACGATCTTCATTTTCCCTTTCAGAAAGAAATGTTGAGTGTCTTCTTTTTTGTTTGTGCCTGGTGCTGCTATGTTTTCTTCATCCTGAGTTGAACCAGCCTAATCTACAGTGATGTTACACTTCTTTCTTCTATGTCACTACTTTTGTAGCAACGTGGTTCTCTCCTGgttgatgaaataaaaatataagtaacTATTGAGAGTGAGTGGAGATTTAACTCTCAAGGCCAAGTTCTTAGTTATTGTCATCAGCAGCAATGATTAGGAAGGAGTTTTAATGTGTGTAATTACGTTATTCATCACGTTGTATGCTTTAGTGGTTAAAAGTTTGTTGTTCACATAGCAGTCACCAGGTGGGGGTCTTGTTATCTATCAAGCACAGTTACATAACTCAGTTCATATAAGAATGACTTTTAGGTTCAAGGGGGCAATGTTATGCCTCTATTAATTCGATGAAATCCATAGCCTTCTGATTGATGCGTATGACTTGTCTTCCGCAACATCAGCTCCTCTATCGCTGAAAATTTTGTGACAAATTGTCAATCGTCGAGGAAGAGCGATGTATGCCCCTCCTGGCTTCCTTATCGAGTTATTTCTATGCCAATCATTGGATGAATAGCTGACACAAAAACAGAGGGGGCCTACAGGAGACTTGGACATCAGGCCCCTGCCCCCCAACGTCTGCGAGTTTTAGTAAATTGCTTCCATTGATAAAAGTAACCAAAATATCCTTCTGCAAGAGAAGACTTCTTCATGCTGTAGTGACCTCAAATTATCATAGTTTTCTAACCCCTTATTCGTCTACTGCTGTGCACGCGTGATGCTATAATTAAAATTTGGCCTACTGAAATCTTATTGCAATTTTTAAGACAATTTAGCCCACTGCAACATTTACACCTAAAGCCTAACCTATTGAAAGATGCTGTAAACCAAGGCAACATTACTACAGTACTGAATAACTAAAGGCAATTTATCCTACTGAAACATTACCACAGTATATCTAGAGACAATTTACCCCACTGACATATTATAATTAAGGATTATTTAGCTCACTGAACCAGATATACAAAGACTATTTAGTAAGAGGCCTTCAGTTAGGTATAATCAACTTTGAGGGGACCGTCCTCTATGGTGTTTGAGAGAACAACTTTAaaaaatcgaaaatagttttattgtccctatgtatgcagaaacatatcgtacatgctctccagaagtttcagccaattatttttacaaataatgaagaaaaagcggtctttaaatgatgacgtcagcTTTTGtgcgtcgtctgcatgaccgagtttgacagaatcatcttcacgtgtttatttttgcatttatgtagcgatttttttcacttatattttgaaatctcatatgtctggcagagatggaaggcattggtagaggttaTGTGAATGAAAATACTATTTACAGGAAAAACAGCCAGTGTcaccaaagacgtatagaagttacggtgcatatgtttgtttacttgcagttcgtttGTAcagtgttttcacaacgtccttatAAACTTTATAGCAAggacaatgttacctaaggtcaaagaaagaacaaaaagtaaacagaccaacaaaaaagaaccaaaaagagagAAACATGAAAGAGTACAAAACGGGAACGTTCTAACTAAATCTCTGGCAACAacgagaggccgctggcaacttaGGTACCCTTACAACAAGTGTAGTAGTAAACGTAGGGTTTAAATTCCTTGTTTatggagccttcatgtaggaataaacaataaaagtacaaagtaaggttatcataagaatgttatctttttttttttttttttttttgaaaaaaaaaaagtaagtttacagtattgcaaatctttgggagctcataactcaaaaacatacttactcaggtacatttttctcacttatttatagttagattttagagagaaagacatcattgaaaagaggaataaaaatcccaaagttttgtgcaacagaatttttattttcccttttctctttgttttcatgattattttacgtcaagacaaagaaaattaagaaaaaggaaaatggaaaatctgtcacacagaattatttgatttataaagaaattttgatggtatgattttcaatacaattggtgtcatattagtggagaaaaatgtacctaaattttttttttgaaaatcaccACTTTTCTTAacaaatcaacattttttttttttatcaaattacttgaaattcttataggatgaaggtattatatatgtctaaaacaaatatagaaattgtgtattttgaatcattagaaaaaaaaatgcacgacataccggacggtccccttaagcttGATAGAATTTTCATAATTCCTTCTTAACAGTATTCCTGTCAGTTTGAATGGTAGGCAGCATTGACTGTACTTTGTAGTGACCCCTTTTTGTCCAATTTACCTCCAGCTTTCATCCATTTGTATGTTTCTCTCTTCTTTTGTCTCTATCTCATTCTCTAGGCTACTCCAGTGAGTGTCAAAATCACCGAGTTATTGTGGTCGCttaatttatgaagaaaataatcaTTAGATTTCCACCTCTTGAAAAATGAACCATTAGATTGGGTTGAGGTCTTTTCCTACCCCAAGCTTGTTTTTGGTTGGTTGGAAAATGTTATGGTGAATTTATTCAATGTAGCCACTATGAAGGCTAGCCTGATGGACTTTATTCTTAAATGACCTGGGCTGACCGAGATGATGAAAGTTGAATCACATCAGTTCAAGTGAAAGAGACCAAAGAATTGAAAGTAAATGTAAGATACAGAAAGCATTGCAGCTGAGTAAGGCAAATTTTATACACCATgctttgttgttgttagtagtatgttggccagggcaccagccacccgttgagatactaccgctagaatgttatggggtcctttgactggccagatagtactacattggttccttctctctggttacagttcattttccatttgcctacacacacaccgaatagtctggcctattctttacatattctcgtctgtcctcatacacctgacaacactgagattgccaagcaATTCTTCACGCACGAggttatggtaaccagctcttctaggagaacactccaaaatcaaactattgttctctagtcttgggtagtgtcataacctctgtgccatggtcttcctctgtcttgggttagagttctcctgcttgagggtacactcgggcacactatcatatttctcttcctcttttattgctaaagtttttattgtttatataggagatatttattttaatgttactgttcttaaatattttatttttccttttttttacctttcttcactgggctattttccctgttggagcccctgggcttatagcatcctgcttttccaaccagggttgtagcttagcaagtgataatattaatgataataattagagtaAGACAAAGAACTTTGCAATTTATTGGTGGATTTGAATGAGATTTATATGAACTTTTTAGTCTCCTGTGGTATTAGTGAGTCTTGGAAGTAATAGCTACATCAGTTATGATGGTGGCTGATGATTTTTTCTAAAGCAATTTACAGTGATTATGTTGGTACATGTATCACCTTTGATATGAATACCCATTTTATGCACCTTAACTATTTAAAATCTTGCCTGTCCAAGGTAACAAATCTGACTTGCGACACCTGCGGTCGGTACCAACGGAAGAAGCTAAGGCCTTTGCAGAAAAGGAAGGGCTTTCGTTTATCGAGACGTCTGCATTAGATTCCACCAATGTTGAAACTGCCTTCCACAACATTCTCACAGGTATTGTATATTTGTAATTGttgtttttttcattctttcatatcAAGATTAagttttatcatcatttttttttattaatttcatattttcttgcaTAGTAACATACTGGGTGTTGTTTTGTGTGGTTACTGTTGGGTGTCTCTTTTGCCGCGGATGTGTAGGTCAGTGATGTAAGTGGTCAGTCCTGTCTTAGATTTGGAGTCTAGATATAGTAGTCGTTTGTTTTGATGTTTAATTTGTAATTATTTGGTTGCTGGATTCTAATAGTGTCTTTTATCATTAACCTTGgttttagttttattatatatgtattttataaagcATGGCATTTTGCGAGTGGCCTTTATTGAAGTGCCGTTTCTTTCAGTAGTCATCGATTTAAGATTATTTTTACGCGAATGTAAAGTTTTCTCCTcattgaatattaaattttttttgtaatgtacagtactatatttttttgtgtaacaatttttatttcaatgtaaaaTTTTCTCCATCgattattcagtatttttttttttttttttttcaatatacagtatttgtaCTGTATAATGTTCATTTTTTGTATagcaatttttatttcattatcttgcTTTTTGCATAAGACATTTTTAATGGGTTTTGCATGTGAAATATTTGAGATTTTAACGTTATTGTTGTACTCGTGTATggattcattaaattttttttttccttttttatatttctaaatgcTTTCGATcgcatgtttatttatatatttcttttttagcaAATTGTACGTTTCGATTGGTTTTAGTTCTTGTTTGTCTTATGATTAGAGTTTGGATTTAAAGACTTGAATTTATCAAGTTTTAATCATTAAGATACTACAGAAGGTTTTTTTCAACTAGGTTACATGTGTGTTAATTTTGAATTACAGTACACTGTAATGGAAGAGCCTCTACTGAATTGTCCTAGCTAACTCGCAAGTGTTTCGTCTCAAGTTTCGTGTTAGTGGATAGATTTACTTTGATGGAAGTCCTAAATTACTTTTCAGATCTCATTCAGCTATGacttattttacaatatattttatgtttatcattTTTTACGAAGTAATTTAGCCTATAATTTTTTAAAGGGCTATActagttttgttataatttttaagtctggcatatatttctgtttttatccagaaaatatattctttttatcagCCGAAACTGAAGGAAATTCATATTTTTGCTCCTCATATACTGTATTTTAATCTACTTTTATTTCAGCTAATTTGTACATGAAgtcatgtacatactgtacatcatTACATCAGATGAAAGATACACAAATTGTCATTTACCCACAAATATTTTATCCACACAATGAGCCTGTTCATTTAATGCTGTTTGATGGACTTCTCAGTTAGTGAATGAATGGACAAAGTTGCTGTTTTGATTTTGTCTCATACAACGTACAGTATAGCATTACCGGGAATATTTATTGTAATAGTATCTAAGCTGAAAAATTAATAGATTTGTACCAGTTTTTCTTTGCGAATTGTGGTTGTTTTCTATTTGGGTGAAAGTAGTTTTGGTTGTGTTGGATGGGGGGCTAGCTCATCGAAGGAGGTACCCTTGTGGTGGAGGAGGCATTGTGTCTAATTTGAACTTTGGTGAGCAGGTATTTTAGAAGCTGTTAGCGGTAACAGTCAACAGTATGTATTGAGTACGGACACTTGTCTCTATTTTATAATTCGTTTGATTGCAGTTTTGACATCTATATGTTTGAATTTGTTGTGCTGATCTTTCGTGAGATATGAATGCAGCTAAATTTTGGATTCATTTAGTCCGAATTGATAATCACTAACCTCCATAAGCAAAATAACTAATGACTAAATTCGAGAAAGCATCGTATACTTGTTTGGATTCTAACAAATTTCTTTTAGTAACAAATACTTGATCTTGTCTTTCATGTGTCTTAATACTTTTTATAATACTAATAGGCAACAGTCATTCAGCTTAACCTCTTTTCATTAACCATTTCGGTGCTTTTTAAAACCTAAGTCTGATTGACACACAATAAATCATTAGAATAGGTCTTCATGCGTCTTAGTATAAACTTAATAACTACTGTAATTTACCTGAAGATGCTTAAATTTGCTGGCAGGTATAAAGCTTATTGCAATAGACATCATTGGCTAATTAGAATTTATAGGAATATTTAGAGccttgttatattttctatttgtagACAAGGTCTTTGAATGAGGGTTCATATTGTTAGTTCTTTACAAATATTTGTTAAACAGGGATAAAGGGATAAAAAAACTTATGCCTCTTAAGAATGCTTTGCATTGCCATTTATATTTTAAATTCAGTTTGATAGAAGACTGTAGATTTTGTATTACTTTTGGATTTGTAACTTTTTGCATGTGAAAAAAATCTTGTATTTTAGACGTTGTaatccaagatttttttttgtttgtgaagcATAATTTATTTTAGCTGTTGTATAATTTTACAAAGA comes from Palaemon carinicauda isolate YSFRI2023 chromosome 19, ASM3689809v2, whole genome shotgun sequence and encodes:
- the Rab11 gene encoding ras-related protein Rab-11A isoform X1; its protein translation is MGNRDDEYDYLFKVVLIGDSGVGKSNLLSRFTRNEFNLESKSTIGVEFATRSIEVDGKTIKAQIWDTAGQERYRAITSAYYRGAVGALLVYDIAKLLTYTNVERWLKELRDHADQNIVIMLVGNKSDLRHLRSVPTEEAKAFAEKEGLSFIETSALDSTNVETAFHNILTEIYRIVSQKQIRDPHDHDDSPTADVKAIHVEPTVNAESVRKQCCQQ
- the Rab11 gene encoding ras-related protein Rab-11B isoform X2, giving the protein MGNRDDEYDYLFKVVLIGDSGVGKSNLLSRFTRNEFNLESKSTIGVEFATRSIEVDGKTIKAQIWDTAGQERYRAITSAYYRGAVGALLVYDIAKLLTYTNVERWLKELRDHADQNIVIMLVGNKSDLRHLRSVPTEEAKAFAEKEGLSFIETSALDSTNVETAFHNILTAIYRIVSRQQLPESGAMEPTGGPSFSVEPTEPPSGPSSNNCCAR
- the Rab11 gene encoding ras-related protein Rab-11B isoform X3, with product MQRVHLAYLVLIGDSGVGKSNLLSRFTRNEFNLESKSTIGVEFATRSIEVDGKTIKAQIWDTAGQERYRAITSAYYRGAVGALLVYDIAKLLTYTNVERWLKELRDHADQNIVIMLVGNKSDLRHLRSVPTEEAKAFAEKEGLSFIETSALDSTNVETAFHNILTEIYRIVSQKQIRDPHDHDDSPTADVKAIHVEPTVNAESVRKQCCQQ